Within Nematostella vectensis chromosome 1, jaNemVect1.1, whole genome shotgun sequence, the genomic segment CggcaacaataacaaaaatcaaCTTATTCAGCGTTTTCTGATCAGTTATCTTCATTGGACAGACCAGACCCACTGGTCCGTACTtgaagatatatttttggtcaATCTCCGGTGTGATGACCACAGACATTTCTATGTTTGTTTTGATATGAtgagtttgccacccaaaaagtcacattaTCTTAATTTGTCTGCCCTTGTAGCACAATTACCTTTCTCTTTGtctattttaattattttattcttatgTTCGTCTCTTCATAAATATGGTAGTCTGTAGCAACTGTCCTTGCAATAAGATTTAACACTGCAAAGTTGGTAAGTTAATCCTTGTTTAGCTTTTGAGAATAATGTTGTATAAATAACTGTTACAGTGTCGGCACGAAGAAGATGAAGGACTGCGTTTCTCTGGATTTGAATTTCAAGAGAGGTACTCatacaggcagcccaaggctactgtcaATAGTTTATAAAGCCAACGGAATGTGTGGGggaatttatatgttagccaaaaaatactttatcgtgaaaaataaaacattagaccatgtattattgtgtttgagtcttcctttattttaattttgccgATAGAATGTCAGTAGAGCGAGTTTGAAGCCCGCCACAAATTGTGTTTCTCTATCTATATAAAAATAGGGAAGGCTGGGGACTCCATCGGCTAACGGCCACCACACAACTACTTCGAGGCCCGATAAAACTCGCAAAAATCAACCAGCCGCCAATCCAGCACAAAAACACTATGAAAACATACCTTAGCTTTCAAATTGACCGAGTCTCATGTCACCAATTTGCTAATTTCACTCAAATTTTTTACCGTCGACTATCGAATTAACCATCTGTCACAACAGATCGTGTGCACTTTCTAACCGAGGGGCACTAGTATCGAGGCACTGCTCGGAAATTCAAACTTTGAGGAGTCGTCGGTACGACAACCGCCACGCCGAGTGAGTGTGTTTTCCCTGCAACGCTGGTGGCGCGATAagatatatattatttattccATATTTTCCAAACTCCTTTAAAcagaataaattaaaaaatataagtaCTCAACACTTCATGTGTTTCTTTCAAATTTCAAAGCCGCTTTAATTATTTTCCAAATTTGAGACTGTGGGTACACTGTGGTACCCCAAAAACCTTCCCAGGCTCTCTTTTTTAGCAGATTTTTTATGTGTCTTGAATGCATTTAGACGAAGTTAGAGTCGAGtctccgcccccccccccccccccccccccccggaggGCGGAGATTCAGCGGGCAATCAACGACAGGAAAATCACCAGGGAAAAACTGCCATTCATCTCGGGCAGCGGATTCCCACCCCGCTGACATCATCAGGAATCAACCTTCACCAAGCAATTGCAGCGGATAAGCCGTCGGCAGGGACACCAGCAGTGAACCGGGGTAGGTCCACATTCCCCCTGGCTGGCACACCGACTTCCTCTCCACTTTCCCAGTTAGCCCTTGCCCCCAAACCTTGTTATGGTCCGCCTCCACGACGACCGCTTATCTTCCCGCCGCCATGAGCACTTCTAACCCACTTTTGGCCCCTATCACCGCCGCCAAGAGATACTACACCAGCCGTTCGTGGTCAGGACAGGTTACTCCTGTTCCGGAGcgtatagttttttttttttagcagatTTTTCACCAAGTTAAATAAAATGGACTAGATACAAACATGTAATGTTAGATTTACTTTTTCTAAATATTAGTTCAGTTAAACAATCATTTTCGAGAAATTTCGACGTGGATTCCCTGTGGTTTTTAACTGGAATAAACAACCACGCCGTACGGTCACAATGTttatacattctctgtatttcaccaaatttcacaagatttctgtccaagttagGTTGACAGCTACGAACCTACAGCATTTATAGCGGGCATAAGAATCAAGCCACCACTCGATATCATTTAATTTGTAGTATGTATATGCTTGTAATGAATTTTCTTGAGCACAGCATTTGGAGTTGCAGGAATatcaaaactttttttcaatgtttttttttctgttttttttttttcaagcgtATCAAGCAAgaaacaagaaatacaaaatatatatttaatttGCTTCTTTTTTGCACTTCAAATAAAGAAAGCTtgttttatgtaaaaaaaaacctagaaATTATAGAAAGAATATAATGCACTTCTGGCCCACGGACTATTTGGGTATGTAGCACAAGTGTTACAAGCCCAGCGTTCGTCCGCCTGTAAGCGAATAGTTTTCTGAAACACTACCAATAATTGTGCTTCAGTTTTTGAGTATTTTGAAGATCACCTTGGCAGGGTCATACAGGAAACAAAATTCGAtacaaatttttttaaaggcaAGAGATTCATGGATTCTAATATCCTTGATGTCCGTACACATTATAAGCCAACTGAACAGTACACGCATTTTTCCTCTTGTCACCCTCTTAGTAATAAGAAGGGTTTTGTCAAGGGAGAAGGCCTACGCCTTTTGAGAACAAACTCCTCTCACGCCTCCTTCAAAACCGAAATTCGCAACAGAACAGAacagttttttattttcttttacaaataatattttacaTAAACACACTGTCGGCAAATAGCTTAGCTAGTCTAGGCCGACAGTGTGAAGGACGTTAGATTTCATAAATAGTAAAAAGAACTATAGTATACATAATAAGTATTAAATTAtagatatttttgtttgcataTTAAGAAAAGTAGGAAAAgagtaaagaagaaaaattgGGAGGATTATTGTTGAATATTGAGTATCGTATATATGTCAGCATAACTGTCCTCAGTCTCAAGCATTTGAAAAAGCATTGATTggacttcttttttaaatttatattttggCGATTTCCTGATGTTGGTGTTCAGGCTATTCCAAACTTTAGCTCCAATTCTTGAGAAAGAGTATTTTTGTTGGTTAAGTCTCGATTGTTTGATATAAAAATTACCGACCGACGAACCACGGGCGTTGTATTGGTGAATTTCATGAAGAGGTGTGAAAAGATTTAGAATGTTAGATGGAGCAGCATTATTATAGAAACAAACATTAGGGAAGCTAAAGATTTGTAGTAAAGCATATTTACTGGCAGGATATTAGATTGGATGAAATATGGTACAGCATGAGAACGAAAGGGAGGGAAATTCATGAGGCGTACTGCCCTTTTTTGTAGAACAAGAATTTTATCTAAATGTGAACGTGCAACCTGGCCCCAGGCTACAAGACCATATGTAATCAAAGGTTGAATTAAAGATCTATATATATTTGATAACGTGCTGGATTGGCGGCTGGTTGATTTTTGCGAGTTGTCTCCAGCGTCGCGTGAACTTGTCGAATGAGGGATCAACAGGTGCATTACAGGCGTTCCGGTAGACTAGAAGCAACTTGTTGGGCGTCAGGGGCTCCAGATCGTTAGGGTCATCACTAACACGAGTCAGCGGTCTATCATTCAAGATCTTCTCAACCTCTGTCATCACAGTCAACAGCGTCTCTTCATCCACCACTTGATTACCCAGCAGAACGCGCAGAATCTTACGAATGGAACGAATCATGCGTTCCCAGACACCTCCATAGTGACTCGCCTTAGGGGGGTTGAAGTGCCACTCTACTTCAAGCTTGCACAATTTTAGAGCATTCTTTACTTCCAGCTCGGCGCCCTTGAAGTTGGTACCGTTGTCGCTGTATACTTGAACTGGAGGTCCTCTGCGACTCACAAACCTCGAGAATGACTGCAGAAATGAATCCGTCGACAGATCATAGGAAACTTCTATGTGCACGGCGCGCATAGCGAGACAAGTGAATATACAACCATAGCGCTTCACTAGACTTCTCTTGACTTTAACTTGTATCGGACCGAAGTAGTCGATTCCAACTGAGGAGAAGGGGCaagtagatggtgtcacacgtGCTAACGGGAGAGGAGCCATTATCTGATCACCAGGCCTGGCATTCCATCTCTTGCACTTGATACATGATCCAAGTACCTTCTTCACAGCAGCTGTACCCTTCACTATCCAGTACTTCTGTCTTACTGTGGCTAGGACCTGATTAGAGCCTGTATGCCCTAGTTGGTGGTAATGTCGAATGATGAGATCTGTAATATGGTCATTCGCAGGAAATATGACTGGATGCTTGGCTCGGTATGACAACTCAGCTGATCGCTCTAGGCGTCCTCCCACGTGAATGATGCCGTCGGCGACGAATGATTGCAGTTTCCGTAATGGACTTACATACTGTGCGCTGTTAAGCTGCTTCCGGGTGTATTGCAATGAGGGGCTGGCTACTTTTGCTAGAGCTTCTAACTCCCTCGAGAAGTGCTTGGCTTGTACAGACTTGAGGACAACGCACTCTGCATTTCTGATCTCAGAGACGGTGAGCTGGGTGGTGCTGACATCCTCGTGAGATCTTTTCCCAGCTCGATAAAGAAGATAATCTTTGAATCGGAGAAGCCAGGCGACTGCTTTCTTTAGGCTGTACCATCATGAGAAATGGCTGAAGAATTCGTTCGGGAACTTGTTTGAAGTAGTCACTCCTTGGACACCACTGTCTTGGTTTTCCTCGTGTTCGGTGGCTTGTATACTATTCACTTGCTTGGCCTCATCCTTGGTGGGGCGCAAAACTGGCTGCTCTGGCCAATTACTCTCGTCTTGATGAAGGAAATATGGACCATGGTGCCACGTCTTCAACTTAGCATCCTGACAGACATAGATCCCTCTCGAAGCATAGTCGGCTGGATTCAGATCAGAGCTTACATGACGCCATTGAGACGGTGAAGTTAACTCGTAGATAACAGCTAAGCGATTGGCTACAAACGTTGGAAACCTACTATCAGTGTTCTGAATGTACTGGAGCACGATGGTAGAGTCAGTCCACATGATGGTCTCGTGTATAGGTATGTCAAGCTCTCGACTGATCTGCCTCTGAAGCTTCGCAGCTACCGTCGCAGCTACCAATTCTAGCTTTGGGATAGTAACGGTCTTGAGGGGGGCAATACGGGACTTTCCAAGCAGGATATTGCAGGAGATTTTACCTTGATTTTCGACAATACGCAAATAGGACACGGCTCCATAACCTTCAGTAGAAGCATCAGAGAAACAATGTAGTTGGGTAGATACTATTCTCTCTAGACTCATCGGCTTAACGCATCGTGGAAGGACAACACAATCTGAGAGGCATATAACGGACCCCACCCATTCTTGCCACTGCCGAACTTCGTCTGGACGAATGACGTCGTCCCAGCCGTATTTGTTCTTGCATAGACGCTGCAATAACATCTTAGCAGGGAGAATCAGGGGGGCGATGATACCAAGCGGATCGTACAGAGAGGAGACTACGGATAGAATCCCTCTTCTAGTGTTGGCATTCATTTCCTTGAGAGATCGGAAGGAGAATGTGTCTTGTTCCACATCCCAGCACATCCCAAGAGCCTTATCAACGGGAAGGCCGTCAAGATTGAGATCTCGGTTCTTCATCGATGGCGCACGCTCGTCATTTGGGATACTGGAGACAACTTCACGACTGTTTGACATCCACTTAGTTAGGCGAAAGCCTCCTCTCGCCAGCAAGGTAGTAAGATCAGGAACTAGTTTCTTTGCTTCTTCTCGAGTGGCGACGCTCTTCAAACAATCACCGACGTAAACGTTTCGCCTCACAGTTTCAGAAACTTGTTTGGGAAAGTCTGCTTTGTTGTCTTCTGCTGTCTTGCGGAGAGCAAAACTGGCACAGCTTGGTGATGATTTTGCTCCAAATAGATGCACTTCCATCTTGTAAACTTTAGGATCTTTCGTAAGGTCACCGTGAGGCCACCAAAGAAAGCGTATGGCATTTCTCCGGTTTCTGTGCGTGGAAGACTGGATGATGAGGAAGATACCAGACTGGATAGCTATCCTCAGAGATTCTTTCAGCATGTCCAAGGTCAATGTACTCCTCCACAGTCTTGCTATATTTCTGATGGAGGACAGGACTCTCCAGGCGATGTTTCAAGTAGGACAATCTCTTCTCTGCGACGACACGGTTGTCCGGAAGACATGGCGGTTGATACTTCCAGGGAAGGGAAAGCTGGTAGTGACCATCCACTAAACACGCTGAGGACTCCATGATGGCTAAAGCGCGCTTGTCTTCAACCGACATACTTTCTCCAGACAACGGGGATTCAGCAAAATCGGCGTCATACATCCTTCTGATCTGGTAAGTCAGCATCTCGGCTTCACAGGCAAAGGTGGAATCTTCTTCATCATTATTAGTTTGATCAAGTGGTCCTACAACTGTCCATCCTAAAATGGTCCTTGCAACATAGGGCTGTTTTCGTCGTCCTCTCCGCTCTTCATAAGTCCAATGCGCCTCTGGCACATCGTTGCCGATCAACAAAGTAACTTCTGCGTTATAAATGTTGTGTAGGTCTTTATCGTGCAAGTGGGGCCATTCGACAAGATCTTCTGGTACGGCAATGTGACGAGGGGAGACAGGAAGTCGGGCCACGGACCAGACCTTGTCGAGATGAACAGTTTCGTTACCAGTAAGAGACCTTACTTGAAGCTGTACTTCTTCGCCATTCCTCTTCCAGTCTTCTCAGCATTGAGGGTAGTCAACTGGAAAGTTGTAGGAATTCCAGTGATACCAAGCCTCTGAAGAAGACCGTCTGAGCATAGGGTGGTATCCGAAACGTCATCAAGGAAGGCGTAGGTCTGCACTTCAGTGGAACCTTTGCCATAAACTATCACTGGGACAATTCTGAGACCAACTCTTGTATGAAAGATGTGAGCTATCATCGCTGACGTGGTGTCCTGATGCATTAGGAAGACTGGAAGACGCCGGTGGTCCTGTGGCGACCagtgcaggggggggggggtgacgCTTCTTAAGCTCGGGAACCGAAAGACTGTTCTTAAAGCGGTAACTGCGATGCCTGACCAGGAGGTGGGTGAAGGAGCGAAAAGTGTTTCTCTGAGCAGCCGCTGACCAAACAAGTTCTGTCGGTTTTACAGCGCCTAGAAATATGATTCGGTAATAAGCAATTGTCGCAGAGTTTATTAGATCTTGCAAACGCTTTCCTGTCAGGAAACGACTTATCTCTGAACTTAAAGCACTTGACCAACTCATGTGTACCGTTACAAAATGTACAATGATTGACTTTCGTTCTGACCTCCTGTATCTTGGAGCCGTCGTCATTTGGTATACCGTTGCCTCCAGTCGCAAAAAAAACGAGGACCTTACCGCTGGAGTGTGTTCATACTTGGCGACAGGCTTCAACAACTTCTTATCGTCTGGCTTCGCACCGACTAGCCGACCAAACTCTGTGTTGGCAACTCTTGCTTTCTTTTCAACAAAGTTGGTCAAATCCGAGAAATTAGGTTCCAGCTTGAGCTCTAATAGCTTTCCTGACTCATCAGCCCATTTTCCTTGCATATGCACCGGTAAACGTTTGACGATTTTCGTTAACGTGTCCATGCTGTTGATATCCGCCTCATAGTGCATTTCTCTTGAACTTATCTCACAATTCTTCATATCACGAGCTAATTGCAAAAGCTTATCCTTCTCAGAAGCTTTCATCTTGGGACCTTTCACAACTTTGTTTATGAAAGCACGCACGACCTCGTGCCTCTGACCGAAATTTCTTTCCAGGATGTCTCGTGCTGCAGAATAACCTTCAGACTCTGGCAGGATAACACAATTCTGAATAGCCCCCCTCGCGTTCCCAGTACAGTATTGAATGAGATAAGATAATATAGTGTTATTGTCCGATGACATAGCCTCAACATTAACTTCAAAATTCTTGATGAACCTAGGATAATCCAAGGGATTCCCATTGAAATAAACAAATTCCCTCTTAGGCATATCAAGTCTTTTAATCCCTTCTGCTAATTTCTTTAGTGCGTCGGAATGTTCCTGGTTGCGATAAACATGCATGCGCTCATTGTCGATTTTCCCTTCAACAGATTCATCTACACTAGTCGTCTGGTACGATCGAGTAGAAGACAGATACTTTCTTACCGTTTCCGTTGAGGTTTGCCTTCAATACCTGGGATTGATCTTCCTGAACCTTGTGACAGCAGGGCTTCCATTTCTGCTTCTTCCGCCTTTAACTCAGCCTGGATGACGTTCCTCTGCATATCAAGCCGTTTCTGTCTTATTTTAAGGCGCGAACGATCCTCCTCTAGGGCGAGCTCCATCTCCTTTATTTTCTGTTCTGCTTTCACCTTCTTTAACTCCATCTGGGCTAAGGCATTCTTATAACTGGACCTTGAAGACCGGGTAAATTCCGACCTCTGTTGTTGTGTATGAAGTGTAGTTTGAGTATCCTGTATTATCCCGGACATATCTTCGGTATCTGCTGGTACTGCGTGATGACTCGGGGACCCTTCTAGCCTTTGACCCGCCTGTGTTACTTGGGTTGGCCGTGCTGTTAATAACCATTGACCATATCTTGTATCCAATTCCTTCACTTTCTCCATCACTCGGTTGAATTCTCCTGCTACTTGACCACGATCCGCAGATCCCTCGATGACCTGATAGAATTCTAGACATTTTCCTTTATAACGATCGCATAGCTTCTCTAGTCGAGACTTTTGCCGGAGAACCTCCGATGTCGGGGAACCATATTGTGTTAACAACTGGTCAACTTGATTGATACTTCTAGTGATGTGCCCTTTATAGGCCGTCATCGATCCTCTTAACTCTTGGACGTTTGACCTAGACATCTCAACACGCCAGCACCTCTCCTTGTCGTTAAGTACTATGTACCGCAAGTTACGCGTAAATATAATTTCCCTTTAATACGGTACTGAAACAAAATACAGACATATATTACTCTACACTGAAATAGGGGAAAAAGGAAATAGGTTAATAACAAATTACTTTACCTTAACGGTGACATTTCTACAATAGAGCGAAAACTATTGTTGGCGGCGCAGCATACAACGGAAAACTGACTAGATTTTGACAAACTACAAAGTTACATGAACAATTTACATAAACTCgctaaaatataacaataggTAAAACCAACATGCCTTGGCCAAGGACTCGCTAAAATTTATAACATGTAAACACGGATAGTTAATTGACAATAGAGAAAAATAACAGTAAACGCACAAACAGAACAAGAATACAGTGATTGTTTCCTTCATACATCATGCAGTAAACAGCATATAAgaacttatttttttacaagacaATGGGGGAGAAAACTGTGCATATCCAGTCTCAGAAATAAAGAGTAAGTCAGATAGTCAGATAGCTGAGGGACATATCGATTTAGCTCAAAACAAATGCTTCACAAATGCTATCTTTTCTTATTGGTAACTTTATGGTTGTTTGTAAACTCTCAATAAACCTGAATATTCTGTTATAGTATAACACTATGAGTATCACACAAATGATATGATATGCAGTCAAAGGACAAAGAGTCGAAGCTCTCTGAGTAACCACTTGGTTACCAGCATTGTTATCaaccacaatttcaaaccaccaACAAAGTAAGTGACCAGCTCTGTTAATGATCGCGATTTTCAATTCACAAGGGTGGTTGCCTACAAGAGCTTCGACTGTATATAATCAGTCAGTTTCCACTATGTGTTATCCGAGAAAATTTAATCATGCTtggcagtaaaaaaaaattctccaTGTAGAGAAGTTCAACTTCTGTAAAGTGCTAACGGACTTGTCAAAAATTAAGTCTGAGTCTCCATCAAAACATAAAATTAAGCATGTTTGCGTAACTTTTTCTGCAGTGGTGTTTCTTGGAAGAAAATGCTTGGTGCAAATTAATatgaatatattatatatgtccactgaatgttttctttttggaaTATATTTATTAAAAGTCACCAAGGTTTTATAATTGTGAAACATCAGAAAGATGTTTCTGACATTTGAGCCTtctaattaatttttttcctttaagcTGCCATTAAACAGTATTTTCAAAGTTTGAAGGACGACGCAAAGAGAAAGAATGATGGGACGCTGGCTCTTCATAGGACATCATGCAAATAGTACCAGAGGGTTGTCACAGTGAGTATTTTTAGAGGAATATTGATTGTGTAGTCAAACCCTGTGAATTTGCTCAGCTATAACACAAAGGTTTTTTAGTTTTAATGAAAACTTATTTAGTAAGGAGAGGAAAATTTGATTCCTAAATTTTCTACAAAGGGTTTTTGATATGCACTTGTGCAACACTTGTGTGATTGTAAACAAATCACAGGACCTTTTGTGTGGTGAACTGGCACCCAGCTTTTGTTGGCAAAATAACGGCATCAATAAGCAACTACTTCAGCGTTTACAAACTATCCAGAAAATGTGTTTTCGTCAGTAAAGGCTTATCCTTCTGGTGCTAGCgtgccactcaaaaagtcacatgataaTCTAGTGCAAACTGACTATTTTTTTCAGAGGGGAGTGTACttatgaaaacaaacaaacaatagcATCCTAAAAGGATGACATAAGGAAATGTTTATTGATAAATTATGTGATGGTTTCTGTAGCCATAGCCACTTTTTACTTGGTTGTCAAGAAAACACGAAACCATGCAAGGGTTTTCTTGTAGCAATGTCCATGAAGAAAGGAATAATAACATCAGCATGACAAGTATAGGCTTTATAAAACATAGTGCACATACTTATCAAACAATTTCTTCTCTTGCAGAAACAGCAGAGACTCATTAATGCTGTGGGGACTATAGACTGGCGACAGGAGAAGAAGAACAGGTTTGTTGATGTGTTAAAGTGGCTCTTTCACTTCTATAGACACCTGAATAGCcttaaaatataattattgatCTCATATCCATCGAAAAAATCACTGAAATCCatcaaaatatcttttttttggtGATTTTTCAGAATTCCCGCTTCTTTACACTTTTTTGCTACACCCTATCCGCTGTCCGACAGCATGTAAATCGGCTCAATACAATTAGCCAATCATAGCGAGGTAAAAACAATAGGCTTTCCATCCACTTCCGGTTGTGACGTCAAAACAGGAACCCAAAATCTCACACTTCCAAGTAGTTCTTAGTTACTAGCAGTACGGATAGATTTGAGCTAGAGAAAAATAAGATACGATCTCCTTAAAAACGTGCTATTTTTATCGCAAACGATGTCAACTGATGATGATTCGTCCACTGCATCATCATCTGCTTATAAACCGAGTTCCCTATCAGATACGCATGAGTTTGAGCCGGGCGCTGGACCTTCGAATCAGATAGAAAGTGACTCGGAATCGGAAGAGAACGGATATGCTGTAGAGCCATTAGCCGATCCAGAATGGCTGCACACCCACGAAACTGAACAGGAACAAAAGAGAGAGATGGAAGAAGATCTCAATAAACGACTCACAAAAGCACGAGATGGCGAACGGTACGAACTACTCGGTAGTTGGAATCTCATACCTCGTTGCCTTTGACCGGTTAGGTCGCCCAGTTGTGATACCAATATTTACCTATCTTTTTTCACTAGGTGTAAATACGAAAATTGTAACACGGAATTCGTAAGAAATATTAACGAATGTTATTGCTGTACCGAGTTAGAAGGCTGCATGGAAGCACTGCAGAGCGATCTTGTTGTACAAGATTTAGAACCATGCACTAAAAAGTGCGTAACCGAACACCCAGGATTTGCTCCGGTGTGCCTGGAGAAATGGAGCCTGAGAATGGCAGCAAAAAAGTTGCGCCGAAGAGATAAGGAAACATACAAGCAGACCGGGACAGAAGAAAGGTATGTATTCCTTTTAGAAGCGCAATTATTATTCACTGGCTACTTGGCGCGTTTTGCCTTTCCTTCTAATTTGTTCTTTGTTATGATATGGCATTGATAAACAAGTTCTGATCCGCGCAAACACCAAAATCATTGcttttgtaaaaataataatttctaGTCATATCTAATTTCtttaagacacaaaatttATTCTACTCTTGATGCTTTTGCTGGAACTAAAAAGCCCATTACTAGCTTTCATGTTAGAGTTCGTGATTAGGGTACACATGGCGCCAGCTCTGTAATATCATGTTCTTGTTGCATAAATCAAATAGATAAATCATGTTCAAATAGATCTCGTCTTGTATGTGATTTTCCCTTGAAATCTATTCCACCTCTAACCGCTGCTCGCTTTCATTACAGACTGCTCAGGGCTTTAGCCTACAGGGAGTTTACTAAGCTAATTTATGGAATCATTGGAAGGAAAAGAATTCCACTACCTGCATGTGCATACCATGCCATACGCCGGACATTTCCAATGGCTGAAGATGATGACGGTGCTGGTTTTGAACTAAGAGATTCCCATTTATTTTCGTTGTTCATTGATTTGGATATTGGAATTATTTCCATgtgtatgttttatttattattggtGCTTACAGTAAAAGAAACTCTCTCGAATTGTTATCGATTCAAGTACAAATCGTTATAAGTTGGTAGGCAAAGACAATGCTTTTTCTTTACATCAATTTCAGCTGccagttatttatttttaagtgcAAATAACTAAACTATGAATTCTATTTCTATTTCCTTACatatgtttaaaaaattgAACCCCagattaattataataaattgAATTTTTACAGCTGACTGTCTACAACACATTTCACAGAATGTAGAGTGGTTGTCATTAATCCATGAATCAAGTTTACATACtatatttacttgtataagcACTGCAGCACTTTCTGCCTTCTAATGAGCAAAGCCTCAATCTATTTCTAAATCTATTTTTGATTTCTGGGACAGGTGGAGATATTCTTGTGACCTTTCATAGGAAAATGGCAAGTGGTGCACCGTCTCTCTTTGCCACTTACAGCTGCTACTTGTCTTGGGGGTtctaaaaaaactataaaagtGAAAGACTGGAATtagttaaatattttttacacaACCTCATGCATGCATGCATAAATGTTTAACTTGCCAAAGACACATGGCTAAGATATGGCTATATGGCTTGTCTATACACATATGCTTTTGAGTTCAATCATAATTCTGTACTGCTAACCAGTAGAGTagaaagagagagaaaaaTCAAACCTGGAGCAACTGGTTGTTCAGTAGGAGGCACATCTGTGATGGTCATTTTTTGTCTCTTTGAATGCCTTTTCCAAGGCCACCTCTCTTGACTCTCTCTCCATCATAGAGACCATTGGCTCTGGTGTCAGCTCCTGTAGTTCATTTATTGCTGAAGCCAGCTCATCTTCACTCGATTTTAGCAGGAACATGTACAGTTCATCTACATAGTCTGCAATTAATTATTTGGTTGGAttgataattgttttcaattcAAAGGCCTTTAGCTTTTACTAGTTATGTATTTTCTTGGTATTAGAACATTAAACTCATCAACGCTAGATGAGTTGGCGGGCCGGTGCCCAATGGAGATTGCCATGTCACATCAGAGTAAAACATAAATAGATCCAGAGATATATTGATATTGGGATTTGATCATTATAAAAATCTAACAAACCTCAGGTACAGATGTGGTGTT encodes:
- the LOC116619339 gene encoding uncharacterized protein LOC116619339 isoform X1; this encodes MSTDDDSSTASSSAYKPSSLSDTHEFEPGAGPSNQIESDSESEENGYAVEPLADPEWLHTHETEQEQKREMEEDLNKRLTKARDGERCKYENCNTEFVRNINECYCCTELEGCMEALQSDLVVQDLEPCTKKCVTEHPGFAPVCLEKWSLRMAAKKLRRRDKETYKQTGTEERLLRALAYREFTKLIYGIIGRKRIPLPACAYHAIRRTFPMAEDDDGAGFELRDSHLFSLFIDLDIGIISMCMFYLLLVLTVKETLSNCYRFKYKSL